ATTGGAGCGTTAACTCCATAGTTGATCTTGTAGATAATCCCTCTTTTAAACATGCTGTCAACAACATCCCCACTCTTGTGTTTAAGGATGAGAGAGAGAAGTTCGAGGGCGATGCTATTCTCCATAATTGCGTTGTGTAATTCCTGTTTAGGAGCGTGGCAAAAATAAGCATTTGGGGGAATGATGCGCTCGCATCTCAACCTTTTCTCGCTTTAGCAATGTATATTTGTTAGAAAATTGTTCGCATGATTAGTATTGGCGAGTTGCAACGGCTCATTAAATCGGATTTTACTAGAAACGTGGGGACGCTCTTTACGGGTAATGGCATCTCTATGGCAGTTAATCTTTTGTCGTTGCCGATTTTATCCCGATTGTACACTCCCGAAGAATTTGGGAGTATCGCTCTTTACGTCGCAATAGCGCAGCTGATTGCTGTTTTTGTTTCGGGACGGTACGACTACGCATTGATGCTTCCTCGAAAAAGCGGAGAGGCGTTAAAGGTGGCGTTGAGCGGAGTGGTGCTTTCGTTTTACATGTCAATTCTAGTGGCGGTGGTGCTGTACTTCTCGTACGATCGGTTGTTGGCGTTTTTCCCACATCCAACCTTTGCTCGGCTGATTTGGTTGTTGCCAATCATAGGCTTTCTGCTCTCGGTTCGTCAGATTCTTAGCATGTGGTTTTCGCGTCGGAGCCGATTCAAATTTACATCACAAAGCAAGGTGCTGCAAACTGTTGTTGCCAATGGAGTAAGACTCCCTCGTGCTATTTATGCTAACGGGGTGGCCGGGCTTTGGTTGGGATTTGTTGTTTCGGAGCTGGTGGCTCTTGTTCAGGGGATGTTCTTCTTTTGGAAACATGATTACAGGTTGCTGAGGACCTCTAAAAAAACAGAGTTTAAGGAAACGCTGGCTAAGTATGCTAGCTTTCCAATGTACTCCATGCCGATATCATTCCTAAACTCCATTTCTACGAATCTGCTTATCTACGCCTTCTCTTACTCGTTCTCGGCATCTGTTGTTGGGCTGTATGAGCGATTTTCGAAAATGATAAGTGTTCCGTTGGATATGGTGAGCTCGTCATTTAGCATCGTGTTTTTTCAGAAGATGTCGTTCGTGTCGTCGAAGCGGAGGTTTTATAGGCGAGCGTACTTGGTTTGCCTTTTGATAGGTGGATTGATGAACCTGCCTGTAGTTCTCTGGGGTCCAAAGATTTTTTCGTTTGTCCTTGGCGGTAATTGGCAGTTTGCAGGGGAGATGGCTCGATATCTTGCCCCTTTGATGGTGTTTGGGTTCGCTAATAAATGTATTGGTACCACCTTCTCAACCATCAACAAGAATGGAGTAATGCTGGTTTGGCAGCTGTCCTACTTGGTGTTGACTTTGGGGTGGGTTGTTGTGTTTAGAGACCATAGCGTGCTTTTTATTATCAAAACGTATGCGCTTTTGGGGGCTTTGCTGAATATTGTGCTTGGTGTTTACGGGTACTATTTTGTAAAAAAAGCGGATTTGGGCACTGTGTAGATGTTTTTAAGTGAATTTCTGCAATGCCTTAACCGTTTGGTTTGTAAAGTAAATAATGGGTTGTAGTGGCTGAGTGCCCATTCTTGGAGGCGAAAAATGTAGCAAGGGTATTTGCAGAAAAAAAAATGTTCGTATATTTGCATCCGAATTACAAGACACGGTGGATGTAGCTCAGTTGGTTAGAGCATCAGATTGTGGTTCTGAGGGTCGGCGGTTCGAGACCGCTCTTCCACCCGAAAAAAATGAAAAGCGCGTTTGAGTTTGTCAAATGCGCTTTTTTTTTTGCTCCAATTTCTCGATATTCTGAAATTTTCACTTACCAGTTATCGGCTGTTTTCGACCAGAAATCTACAAAAACATACCAGTTGGTAAGATTTTGCACTTTTTTTGATCTGTATTTGGTGCTTTTTGTGTTTCTTATGAAAAAAACAAGATCTATGAGTGATGTGAAATCTACCAAAAGTTCATCTGTTCTTGGATGTGCAGACTCGAATGTGCTAGGTAACATTTCGGATGCGCGGAAATATGCTCGAAGCTGCTTCGTTCTTACCAGCGATCTAAAGCATTTTATAGATATGGTTTACCTGTATGCAACGCAGAAGAATTTTTTGCCCTCGTACGTGAGCGGTAACGAGTTTAAGAGTGCCATAGACGATATGCGCAGATTTGAGATAGCGGAAAGTGTTGGCAGTGGTGGTGCTGATGCCCGAATTGTGACATCTAAAAATGCATATACGTACGCGCTTATCGTTTATGGGTTTGTAAAAGAGCTCGCAGTAGCGGGCAACCACGATGCAAATAGGGCTTACGATGTATTGAAACAGCTAATGCCGTATAGGATATGCTAGCTTTGCTAGGGGAATAGTAAGAAAAAAGGGGCTTTTGCCCCTTTTCTTATTTTGTGGAATGTCCAAGCCCTATTCTACAAAAGGCGCAATTGCCCTTTCGAAGATACCTTTAATATATGCAATCGCCATCCCGTAGTTGGTTACCGGAATCCCTGCCTCGATTGCTGCTTTTAGCCTGTTGTGCAGCTGCTTTCTGGTAATCATACAGCCGCCGCATTGGATTACGATTGCGTAATCGGTAATTGGTCTGACTAGGGAGCTTAATCCGGCAACAACGTCAAACTCTACCTGCTTCCCCGTGAATTCCTTTATCCATCTAGGGATTTTGTGGCGCCCAATGTCGTCGCAGCTGGTGTGGTGGGTGCAGCTTTCGAGGATCAGCACCCGGTCGCCATCCTTAAGCTCGGCGATTCGTGGAGTTCCCTTGACGAATTCGGCGAACGGGCCTTTTAGCCTCGATAGGGTGATGCTGAAGGAGGTGAGCGGAATCTCGCGGGGGATCATCGCATTTGCCCTATCGAATATTTGGCTGTCGGTTACGGCTAGCGCGGGCTTTATGCCCGTTGCTTTTAGGAAGTGCTCAACGGCATTCTCCTTTAGTGTTACGGCAACGGCATCGTTGTCCAGCGAGTCGCGGATTGCCTGAACTTGTGGCAGAATCATGCGCCCAGCAGGGGCTTCGGTGTCGATTGGCGTTATGAGGAGCACGATGTCGTCCTTCTTTATGATGCCCTTAAACATGGAGGGCGCGGTGTAGGCGGTGTCGGGCATGGCTGCCTTGATGCTCTCCACCAGTTGGTCGAACCCCTCGCCGCTTTTGGCGCTTACCTCTACGAATGGGATTCGCTGGTTGGTGAAGAAACTGGCGTGCTCGTCGGTTGCCCTGGCGACATCAGCCATGTTGTGCACCACGATGAACGGGGTGTCGTAGGCTTTAAATTCGTCGATCAGCTGGCTTTCGTAGTCGCCAAACTGGCTTTGGGAGGTAACCAAAAGGGCGAGGTCTACAATCTTTATCGATTCGCGGGTTTTCTCGATCCGCATTTGCCCCAGCTCCCCCTCGTCGTCGATGCCGGCGGTGTCTACCAGTACAATTGGGCCAAGGTTGAGGATTTCTACCGATTTTTTTACCGGGTCGGTGGTGGTACCGGCATGGTCGGAAACAATCGCCACGTTTTGCCCTGCAAGCAGGTTTGTGATGGCGCTTTTGCCGTTGTTCCTTCGGCCGTAGATGCCTATATGGGGCTTGTTGTCGCGTGTCTTCGTCATTGGAGGTGATTTTTGCGCTAATATAAGGC
This window of the uncultured Acetobacteroides sp. genome carries:
- a CDS encoding oligosaccharide flippase family protein; protein product: MISIGELQRLIKSDFTRNVGTLFTGNGISMAVNLLSLPILSRLYTPEEFGSIALYVAIAQLIAVFVSGRYDYALMLPRKSGEALKVALSGVVLSFYMSILVAVVLYFSYDRLLAFFPHPTFARLIWLLPIIGFLLSVRQILSMWFSRRSRFKFTSQSKVLQTVVANGVRLPRAIYANGVAGLWLGFVVSELVALVQGMFFFWKHDYRLLRTSKKTEFKETLAKYASFPMYSMPISFLNSISTNLLIYAFSYSFSASVVGLYERFSKMISVPLDMVSSSFSIVFFQKMSFVSSKRRFYRRAYLVCLLIGGLMNLPVVLWGPKIFSFVLGGNWQFAGEMARYLAPLMVFGFANKCIGTTFSTINKNGVMLVWQLSYLVLTLGWVVVFRDHSVLFIIKTYALLGALLNIVLGVYGYYFVKKADLGTV
- the hydF gene encoding [FeFe] hydrogenase H-cluster maturation GTPase HydF produces the protein MTKTRDNKPHIGIYGRRNNGKSAITNLLAGQNVAIVSDHAGTTTDPVKKSVEILNLGPIVLVDTAGIDDEGELGQMRIEKTRESIKIVDLALLVTSQSQFGDYESQLIDEFKAYDTPFIVVHNMADVARATDEHASFFTNQRIPFVEVSAKSGEGFDQLVESIKAAMPDTAYTAPSMFKGIIKKDDIVLLITPIDTEAPAGRMILPQVQAIRDSLDNDAVAVTLKENAVEHFLKATGIKPALAVTDSQIFDRANAMIPREIPLTSFSITLSRLKGPFAEFVKGTPRIAELKDGDRVLILESCTHHTSCDDIGRHKIPRWIKEFTGKQVEFDVVAGLSSLVRPITDYAIVIQCGGCMITRKQLHNRLKAAIEAGIPVTNYGMAIAYIKGIFERAIAPFVE